In one window of Paenarthrobacter nicotinovorans DNA:
- a CDS encoding ABC-F family ATP-binding cassette domain-containing protein: MITVQELELRAGARLLMDQVNFRVDKGDKIGLVGRNGAGKTTLTRVLAGEGLPAGGKVTRSGEIGYLPQDPRTPDMEQLARDRILSARGLDVVVGKLKKAQQEMASEDASIQRKAMNRYDRLESEFLAGGGYAAEAEAAAISSNLALPERILNQPLKTLSGGQRRRVELARILYSSAETLLLDEPTNHLDADSITWLRDFLKDHQGGLIVISHDVELLEATVNKVYHLDANRAQIDYYNMGWKRYLQQRETDERARKRERANAEKKAQVLIDQANKMRAKATKAVAAQNMAKRAERLLGGLEAVRENDRVAALRFPDPSPCGKTPLTAEGLSKSYGSLEIFTDVDLAIDRGSKVVILGLNGAGKTTLLRMLAGVDKPDTGDIIPGHGLKVGYYAQEHETLDHERTVLENMRSSAPDMKDAEVRGILGSFLFSGDDVDKPAGVLSGGEKTRLALATIVASSANVLLLDEPTNNLDPASRAEILGALKNYSGAVVMVSHDEGAVSALNPERVVLLPDGVEDHWNEDYLDLITLA; this comes from the coding sequence TTGATTACCGTCCAGGAACTCGAACTCCGCGCCGGCGCACGCCTGCTCATGGACCAGGTCAACTTCAGGGTGGACAAAGGGGACAAGATCGGGCTGGTCGGCCGCAACGGTGCCGGCAAGACGACCCTGACGCGCGTCCTGGCAGGGGAGGGTCTTCCCGCAGGCGGCAAAGTGACGCGCAGTGGCGAGATCGGCTACCTGCCCCAGGATCCCCGGACGCCTGACATGGAACAGCTCGCCCGCGACCGTATCCTCTCGGCCCGCGGCCTGGATGTGGTGGTCGGAAAGCTGAAGAAGGCACAGCAGGAGATGGCCAGCGAAGACGCGTCCATTCAACGGAAGGCCATGAACCGGTACGACCGCTTGGAGTCGGAGTTCCTGGCCGGTGGCGGGTACGCCGCGGAGGCAGAGGCTGCCGCCATTTCCTCGAACCTGGCCCTTCCGGAGCGCATCCTCAACCAGCCGCTCAAGACACTGTCCGGTGGCCAGCGCCGCCGTGTGGAACTGGCCCGCATCCTGTATTCCTCGGCCGAAACGCTGCTGCTTGACGAACCGACCAACCACCTCGACGCCGACTCCATCACCTGGCTGCGGGACTTCCTGAAAGACCACCAAGGCGGCTTGATCGTGATCAGCCACGATGTGGAGCTGCTTGAGGCCACGGTCAACAAGGTCTACCATCTGGACGCCAACCGCGCCCAGATCGATTACTACAACATGGGCTGGAAGCGTTACCTCCAGCAGCGCGAAACCGATGAGCGCGCCCGTAAGCGCGAGCGTGCCAACGCAGAGAAGAAGGCCCAGGTCCTGATCGACCAGGCAAACAAGATGCGCGCCAAGGCCACCAAAGCCGTTGCCGCTCAGAACATGGCCAAACGTGCGGAACGCCTTCTCGGCGGGCTTGAAGCGGTTCGTGAAAACGATCGCGTGGCCGCCCTGCGCTTCCCGGATCCTTCACCGTGCGGCAAGACCCCGCTCACCGCGGAGGGCCTGAGCAAGTCCTACGGGTCCCTGGAAATCTTCACGGATGTGGATCTGGCCATCGACCGCGGCTCCAAAGTGGTCATCCTTGGCCTCAACGGTGCCGGCAAGACCACCCTCCTGCGTATGCTGGCCGGCGTCGACAAGCCTGATACCGGCGACATCATCCCGGGCCATGGACTCAAGGTGGGTTATTACGCCCAGGAGCACGAAACGCTGGACCACGAACGTACGGTGCTGGAAAACATGAGGTCGTCGGCTCCGGACATGAAGGACGCTGAGGTCCGCGGGATCCTGGGTTCGTTCCTGTTCTCCGGAGACGACGTCGACAAGCCCGCGGGAGTGCTTTCCGGTGGCGAGAAGACACGCCTGGCGCTTGCCACCATTGTGGCTTCGAGCGCCAATGTGCTGCTCCTTGACGAGCCCACGAACAACCTTGACCCTGCCAGCCGTGCCGAAATCCTGGGTGCGCTGAAGAACTACAGCGGCGCCGTCGTCATGGTCAGCCACGATGAAGGCGCAGTGTCAGCCTTGAACCCGGAGCGGGTAGTGCTGCTCCCGGACGGTGTCGAGGACCACTGGAACGAGGACTACCTGGACCTCATCACCCTGGCCTAA
- a CDS encoding YbaK/EbsC family protein, translated as MHKATEPATDPVDNVRSALIAAGAKDTVQVFDDEVPTAAAAAAVLGCEVAAITNSLIFDVDGEPLLILASGAAKVDTALVADQLGTGRIRRAKPAFVLEHTGQEVGGVAPLGHPGRIRTILDASLEQHPVLWAGAGDHNSMFSISYEELRRITNAEELLVR; from the coding sequence ATGCACAAGGCTACTGAACCGGCTACTGATCCCGTGGACAACGTGCGGTCGGCCCTGATAGCCGCCGGCGCCAAGGACACAGTCCAAGTATTCGATGACGAGGTGCCTACGGCCGCAGCTGCAGCGGCGGTCCTTGGCTGCGAGGTGGCAGCTATTACCAACAGCCTGATATTCGATGTCGATGGCGAACCGCTGCTGATCCTTGCCAGCGGCGCTGCCAAGGTTGACACCGCACTCGTGGCAGATCAGCTTGGGACCGGCAGGATCCGGCGCGCCAAGCCTGCATTCGTGCTGGAGCACACGGGTCAGGAAGTGGGTGGAGTGGCCCCGCTGGGCCACCCCGGCAGGATCCGGACCATCCTGGATGCCTCGCTGGAACAGCACCCCGTCCTCTGGGCCGGCGCCGGCGACCACAACTCCATGTTCTCCATCAGTTATGAAGAACTCCGCAGGATCACGAACGCCGAGGAACTCCTGGTTCGTTAG